The following coding sequences are from one Onychomys torridus chromosome 16, mOncTor1.1, whole genome shotgun sequence window:
- the LOC118596766 gene encoding apolipoprotein L3-like has protein sequence MGSPERKDFLESLVEYLRDMWSTEALHHLLTEEEAWKQLVAEADLSREEQVFLREALEEIFADPDVEDEDEFQNDPQKKKMFLEVYPQVKLELEQQIRKLHALADKIDKIHRDCTITQVVASSTGAVSGVLTVLGLALAPVTAGVSLGLSATGLGLGAAAAMTSVSTSLVEKVSTASAEAEASQLVPTSKDKGKVIKEALEENKPRLISIYKDSFQNLEVIKKNIDAIKLAKANTRLANNAKRLMTTGRGSARNTKQVQKAFGGTALAMSKEARIMGAATTGLSILMDVVSLVQDSMHLSEGAKTESAAKLRQQAQDLEQKLQELIRVHDSLTK, from the exons ATGGGCTCCCCAG AGAGAAAAGACTTCCTTGAGTCTCTAGTTGAGTACCTGCGGGACATGTGGAGCACAGAGGCCCTGCACCACCTGCTGACTGAAGAGGAAGCCTGGAAACAGCTTGTGGCAGAGGCTGATTTGTCCAG GGAAGAGCAAGTTTTCTTACGTGAAGCTCTTGAAGAGATCTTTGCAGATCCTGATGTAGAAGATGAAGATGAGTTCCAAAATGACCCgcagaagaagaaaatgtttttggaAGTTTATCCTCAGGTGAAACTGGAGCTTGAGCAGCAGATCAGAAAGCTGCACGCCCTTGCAGACAAGATTGACAAGATACACAGGGACTGCACCATCACACAAGTGGTAGCCAGCTCCACTGGTGCTGTGTCTGGAGTCCTGACAGTCCTTGGTCTCGCTCTGGCACCTGTAACAGCAGGAGTCAGTCTGGGACTTTCAGCCACAGGCTTGGGACTGGGGGCAGCAGCAGCTATGACTAGTGTTTCTACAAGCCTTGTGGAAAAGGTCAGCACGGCATCAGCAGAAGCTGAAGCCAGCCAGCTGGTGCCAACCAGCAAGGACAAAGGAAAGGTCATTAAAGAAGCTTTAGAGGAGAATAAACCCAGGCTTATTTCTATATATAAGGATTCCTTCCAGAACCTGGAAGTCATCAAGAAGAACATTGATGCCATCAAGCTGGCCAAAGCTAACACTCGCCTAGCAAATAATGCCAAGCGTCTCATGACCACAGGGAGGGGGTCAGCCCGGAACACTAAACAGGTGCAGAAAGCCTTTGGAGGCACTGCTCTGGCAATGTCCAAAGAAGCCCGGATCATGGGTGCAGCCACCACAGGCCTCTCCATCCTGATGGATGTGGTCAGCCTTGTGCAAGACTCAATGCATTTGTCCGAGGGAGCGAAGACAGAGTCTGCGGCAAAGCTGAGGCAGCAGGCTCAGGACCTGGAGCAGAAGTTACAGGAGCTCATCCGGGTCCATGACAGCCTGACAAAGTGA
- the LOC118596709 gene encoding apolipoprotein L2-like, with product MGAKQGARESVMEDAGVSQRNLWKGLSSEQKHPVTGVKVPEALMASRGSRDPLPSLFSALSLDLVASTSDEDEATKDQESRHFIMEGPGHLRDSAGRDDLHRLLTEDGAWEAFVSKTKLPRAKALALHKVLRDLAALSALADRHRLQKDLQGRKKFLKAFPRLRAEVDEHIRQLHALAEHTEKVHRGCTISNVVADSFSTASDILGLLGLFLAPVTAEGSLMLSSAGLGLGVAATVTNAATSIAEEASRFLDEVEAGHQASPGLDVLEAGSTVARIASKFPQATRDITKDLEALQQHMDALRLIRANPGLEEEARIHATTGRIPAQHDRRVQATLKGTPLGMSNDARIRSATTAGVSLLQDVDSLVKKSKHLQEGAQSESAEALRKLAHELEEKLRKLGKFYKAL from the exons ATGGGGGCCAAGCAGGGAGCCAGGGAGTCTGTCATGGAAGATGCTGGAGTTTCTCAGAGGAATCTCTGGAAAGGTCTCAGCTCAGAGCAGAAAC ATCCTGTGACCGGTGTCAAGGTTCCAGAAGCACTGATGGCCTCTCGAGGGAGCCGTGATCCTCTACCAAGCCTGTTCTCTGCTCTCAGCCTAGACCTGGTGGCCTCCACATCAGATGAGGATGAGGCCACCAAGGACCAAG AGAGCAGACACTTCATCATGGAAGGCCCAGGGCATCTCAGGGACTCGGCTGGCAGAGATGACCTGCACCGCCTGCTGACTGAAGATGGAGCCTGGGAGGCATTTGTATCTAAGACCAAGTTGCCCAG GGCTAAGGCACTTGCACTGCACAAAGTTTTGAGGGATCTGGCAGCACTCTCGGCCCtagcagacagacacagacttCAGAAGGACCTGCAGGGCAGGAAGAAGTTCTTGAAAGCATTTCCTCGCTTGAGAGCAGAGGTGGATGAGCACATCAGGCAGCTCCATGCCCTGGCTGAGCACACTGAGAAGGTGCACAGGGGCTGCACCATCTCCAATGTCGTGGCTGACTCCTTCAGCACTGCCTCTGACATCCTCGGCCTCCTTGGTCTGTTCCTGGCACCAGTGACAGCGGAGGGCAGTCTGATGCTCTCCTCTGCTGGGTTGGGACTGGGAGTAGCAGCTACTGTGACTAATGCTGCCACCTCCATCGCAGAGGAGGCAAGCAGGTTTTTGGATGAAGTTGAAGCCGGTCACCAGGCCTCACCTGGCCTGGATGTGTTGGAGGCTGGATCTACCGTGGCAAGGATTGCCAGCAAGTTCCCTCAGGCTACCAGAGATATCACCAAAGACCTTGAAGCCCTTCAGCAGCATATGGATGCCCTCAGGCTGATTAGAGCCAACCCTGGCTTAGAAGAAGAAGCCAGGATCCATGCCACCACCGGGAGGATCCCTGCCCAACATGATAGAAGGGTGCAGGCCACCTTGAAAGGAACCCCTCTGGGGATGAGCAACGACGCTCGGATCAGGAGTGCCACCACTGCAGGTGTGTCTCTCCTGCAAGATGTTGACAGCCTCGTGAAAAAGTCAAAGCATTTGCAGGAAGGGGCACAGTCAGAGTCGGCTGAAGCTCTCAGGAAGCTGGCTCACGAGCTAGAGGAGAAGCTGAGGAAGCTTGGCAAATTCTACAAGGCACTCTGA